The Microbacterium forte sequence TTCGAGACTGATTCCTTTCTGAGCCGTCAACATTGTCGTTCCTGAGCCTTGTCGATCGGCCACCACGGCACGAGGGTGGAGGCTTGCGTGTGCAAGCGCAGCATCGAGCTCGACGGAAGCCAATGCCGGTAAGTCACCAACCACTGCGGCGACAGGGAACTCCGTCAAATCCTCTAGCGCCTCCGTGATCGCACCATTCAACCCGGCAGATGGCCGCTGGATGGCCATGGAGACACCGGGCCGACCCGCAACCAGATGGTTCGCCCAACTCAGGTCGGTGGTCACGATGTAGACGTGTTGCACTCGCGCCGAATGCATGATGGCCGCGAGCGTGTCTTTCGCAATGGCAGCCGCCAGCTCGTCGTGGTTGACACCCGGGACGCTTAGACGTGACTTACCTTGAGCTGGCGGCTTGATTGGCATGACCACCGCCCAGTCCGTCGTCGCTGCGGACGAGGACGCGATAGCACCACTTGCTACGGATGTCATCCGTGTTCCACCTCGAGGAAGTCTCCTCCGAAGGCGTCGCGCTCCGACGCAAGGAACTCGCTGCCGTCGGCTGCCGCGAGCCGCGACCGGAATTTTTCCACGGTTCCCGGCCACAACAGAGTGAGCCTGTTCGATCTCGGGTCGACGTACCAGTTGCGACAGCCCCCCGTCAGCCACGGGGTCGAGGCAGCGGCTGCATCAATCTCAGCGCAATAGGCGGCTACCGCTGCTGGGTCCACGCGCAATACGCCGCTAGCAACGCGCCTTCGGCGGGCGAGCGCGCGCAGCACGTATCCCGTCTGTTCCTCGAGCATGAGCACCGCGGAGTTGTGGCCCAATGACGCGTTCGGTCCGTTGAGCACGAAGAGGTTCGGAAATCCATCCACGACTGTGGAACCGAAAGATGTCATCCCTGTCGACCAGTGATCCTCGAGGCTGACCCCCCTCTCACCGCGCACAACGCTGGCGTAGGGCTGTCGAGCCGACTCGAAACCCGTCGCAAGAATAACCGCGTCGACTTCGTACTCGGCTCCACTCTCGGCGAGCAACGTCGATCTGTGCACTGAGCGGAGGCC is a genomic window containing:
- the cofC gene encoding 2-phospho-L-lactate guanylyltransferase, translated to MPIKPPAQGKSRLSVPGVNHDELAAAIAKDTLAAIMHSARVQHVYIVTTDLSWANHLVAGRPGVSMAIQRPSAGLNGAITEALEDLTEFPVAAVVGDLPALASVELDAALAHASLHPRAVVADRQGSGTTMLTAQKGISLEPAFGVGSLARHLAGGHISLALPEVSTLRWDVDTVQDLDLIPRSALGPRTRAACTRRIHAHDAESVSPTRAGAPRLEIAASLPTEKLS